The genome window agcccagcccctctcccaccccagaGCCTTTTCTGAAGAGATTACCGAAAGGGATGGTAGGACACGCTCACCACGACACTAAAAACTGCCAGGAGCAGCACCCGCAGGGGACGTGTTTCAGCCTGGCAGCCTGGCTCACCCCCGTCTCACGCTGGAAGAGCTCCTCGGGTCTGCAACAGGATGCAGGGAacgctgccctgccagcaccgGAGGCAAAGCTACAGCCTGGCCGGATCCTTCCTTCTATCAAGAAACCCCTTCCTGGGCTCAGATCTTCTGCAGGAGGCCCTGAGCCATGCTATGTCTCCTGCAGTGACACTACACAACTCGCTGTTTCCTTGTCTTCGCCGTCACCCTCGCTGGCACACAAGGCAAAAAGGaatttaatggggaaaaaagacagcCCAGCCTTGAGCTGCCCGGAGAAGGGGTCGCCCAGCAGATGATCCGGCCTCTCTAGGAGCACACTGATCTGGAACAAAGGTGCTGACGGGAAAGCacctgggagggaggaaggtgggCACAAGGAGGGGGAAGAGCTTTTGCCAACTTGTTGGATCCAATTAGccaaaaataattgaaaagctCAGCAGGAGCCCAGCACGGGGCCAGGACCACCTTCCCCACCGAGAAGCTTTGCATCAACACGCAGCAGAGCCCCACTCTGCTGGAAAGCAGGCTGCGGAGCTCGGCTTTAGCTCAGGCCTCCTGGGCTTCCCCTGTCTCATGCCCTGGGTTTGCCACATGGTTTTGGCAGGCCAGCGGCCACGGGGAATTGTACCCACCGTGCTCTCAGCTGGAGACAGGCTGGAGCCACGTGGCTTTGATCCACTCTCCCACCCGGTCAAGTGGGAACATGGATCAAGTTTGCAGCTCAAGCCTGTTTCTGGTTCCTTCACTGACCTTTGCACCACCATGGGTGAAGGTCAGGAGCCTGGGGCAGACGGGGCTGTTCCCCCACGCACCTCGCCTTGTTAGCAAGGCCACCGGGACCACTGGTGGCGAGCGGTGCTGTTCTGAAGAGCACAGTCCCTCACAGAGGGGGAAGAGGCTGCATTGTCCTGGGACACAGCCACGAAAGCGCTGCAGAGCCCTCTTGACACCTTGGCCTGTGGATCTGGCACGGAGAGAGCTACTGCCTCTCTGTCTTGACATGGTCTCCAATCATCCTCCTGCGATACGTGGCCAGGAAGATGTCGTTGTCTCGGGGGCAGTCGTAGTGGCAGGAGCACATCTTGATGAACATCATCTTCCGCTGGAAGAAGTCCCCCTCGGGGCAGCGGAACTCCACCTCCACGGTGCTGGTGACGTACGGGGTGCAGCAGCGGCCGTCGGTGCAGCTGCCGCAGAACTTGGGCCGGTAGGAACGGGTGCTGGTGCAGCCTGAAAACTCGAAGCGGAGGCTCTGGCGTGGCTTTGGGGTCCGCACACACTTCTTCCCCTTCTAGGGAGAGAGCAGATGGGTTAACAAGGACATGATGATGAGACGAAAGGGCCACCAAGGCCTGTGCTCTATCTCCATCACTGGGcaacaggagacagaaaaagtggaggcacagagcagagccCGTGAGACAGGCTGATGCCTGACAAGTACCTAACCAGGCTGTCCCTGGCATTCACGGTGTTGCATCCCCTGTCCCCGAGCCCAGTACCTTGGTTTTCTCCATGGGGAAGTCGCAGGGCCGGACCATGCAGAGCCGGGTCTCCTTCACCAGGTGGCACTGGGGGTTGTCGTTGGTTACTCGGGCAGAGATGCCCATGCCACAGCTCTTGGAGCAGGCGCTCCACTCGGTGGTCTGCACCAAGCAGTTCTCCTGCAGGTTATTCAGCTCCGGCTTGTGTGCTGGATCCTCCCTGAAAACTGAGACACGGGGAAGAGACACAAGGCAAGGTTCAGGGCTTGGGACAAAGCGTGGCAGCTCCATGGCTGCTCCCAATGTGGTCTAACTCTTCAGGAACAGTAGCAAAGGGCTGATCCATCCCATGAGCTACTCGGCCTCTCAGCAGACAGAGGACACAAGCAAGCATGGGGCCATTTCCTaccacagcccagctccagccagtTCTGCTGCGGTATCAGAGGGTGTGCGAGCCTCCCCGCAGCATCACTTCGGTCTCACCTTAATGGGTCTGGAGTTCAACACTTGGTGCCCACACCACAGAGTGAGCAGTCACCACCAGTTCCAAACCAGATCCAAAGGCAGCTTGGATCCACCTCTATCTCCCAGCAAAGAGCCCCCGGCCCTGTCACGTCTGCCCACCACTCACCCGCCATGGCTGTTTCGAAGCGGTTTTCCTCACTGCCCTCCTCGCAGATCCACTCTTCGCAGCACTTATTGCGAAACTTCACCCGCCGGGGGTTGGGGCACTCCGGGGACGGTAGCCGCAGGTCATCGGAGCAGAGAGGGATGCAGCCGATGGCCCCGTCCATGCAGATGCACTGCAGCTTGCAGGTGGGCTGGAAGCTCTCCCCGTTGTGGTAAATCTTGCCCAGCAGGTCACAAGTTGCACCCTCATGAGCtgtgggaagggggaagaggaggagaagctgagaagaTGGTACGGGGCTGGCAGCACGGCCTCTGCCTCAGGGGGTCACAGGGCTCCCGATGAGGGACAAGTGCCCACGTGCAGactctcctctgctctgccatcCCAGTGCTGGACGCAGCAGAAGTTGGCACATTTAATATTTGGCTCCCTGGACCCAAGGCTATTCCTGACATTGATTTTTGGAAGTTGGCTCCAGCTGTGCCAGACCTCGCAAAGATCTCTAGAAAAATCTCTTCTCCACTTGGATGAGCTACTAAGTGGGACTTTGTCTTTACAGCTTGTAAACAGCCTGTTCTCCAGTCAGAGGTCTTCCTGCCCAGCTCAGAGAGTGCTCCAGTCAGCGGTGTTGTGCAAGATGCATTCCTGACACGATGTGTGAGCCAGCAGCCTTGCTCCTCGTTACTCCTGGGAGACCAAAAGGCAACATTCTGCTGAGAGCAGTTGGGTCCCCATGTGTCTAAAGGCAcctacagaaggaaaataacactTTGGGTTTATGACCTTTTTGGCTCCTCTGTGATGCATgaatctcttctttcttccagccACAACTTTTTCTATGTCTCTCTGTTCCGATCTCCAGATCTCTCATCTCCAGCCCTCCTACGAGTCTTTCACTCCTTCCCGATGAAACTTAAatgagcaaaaaggaaatgcaacAATATCTGACACATAGGAGCAATCTTCAGTCTGCGGGTGCGAGCGATGCTCACAAGTTCTTAGGTCTGTATTAGCCAAAATGTTTCCAGTGGaagttttccagcagaaaactCGTATTGGATTAGGAGTTTTGCAGGCACAGATCAACGTCAGGAATGTTTTCAATGAGAAACAACTGAAGCATTTCAATTTGATATCATAGATTTCCTTTATGCTTACAATAGCTCAAACAATATACTTGTTGGACAGTATCCATAGGGGGAAGCATTTTGCTTGGGTAATTATTTCAGATACTATAAAGATCAAGATGAAACATGGACGTGGAAAGTTGACACAGCCAAAGGAGTATTCTAATTAACTCCAGGGAaagttttgagattttttttttttttttctctttcagcctgaaatgaaatgttgaaATCTCAGAGTTGTTCACAGGACAGAAATCCTGCTTTTGGACAGTTCttgtcagctgctgctttctgcaatCCTGacccttaaaaaacaaaaaaatccatgcaaacCTCTACTGGGAAGTTACCCAAATGAAGGATTCTTGGCTGCCTGCGGAGGCTTACCAGGAAACCTGATCTATTTTCCCCTTAGTCCTGCTCGCCCGTGGAACGTTGTCTCAGACAGAAAGCGTTTGGACCAAACAAGGAACGAGAGCCTCTTTCCATCCCACCTAGTCCTTGAGGGGACACAAATCCTTCCGGGCTGCTAATGGTTTCTAACCGGAGCTGGATCTCAACTTGCAACTCTTTTCAATGCCATTGGTATAAAAATACTCCTGTGCTCCTGCTTAGAAGTTTCAAAATCCTCACTTTTTCCATCAAAGTGGAAGCCATCCACTTCCCCTCTACACAACCAttcatacttatttttaaatcctctttcACTGGTTTTTAGCCCAAGCTCTCTCCCTTCCCAATGAACTGATCGTGCTGTTCCCTCAGCAGCACTCCTCCCCACCCAAGGAATGGCAGCCTGCTCCGGGGTTTTATTATGTTTCCAAAACTCAATCGTTTTGTCATGCCCTTCATTGCCCTACAGTGACCTCACTTTCCCATTGACCTGATCCAATTAAAGTACCAAAACAGATCGTGCCAGCAGAGTGAGACGGCTCTTTATTTACCAGCTCCGCTTGGCACCGCTGCCACCTCCCACCTCCAAACACCACATCCAGCCAAGGAGGCTTTTGCCCTTTTCTGCAGGGAATACGGCAGAGCTCGAGCGAGCCGCTCCAGCCgccacagctctgccagctccctgcgCCCACCCAGGCCACCCTACCACCCTTGGGCTGTCCTACTCTAGAGTTGCTGTGGGATTGTCTCTACCTTTCTGATACTCCAAATATCCTCCAGAGTATCCTACTCTGCAGGAAGAGATGAATTCCTCTGCAAGACGTGAGGTGCTACATACTGTGATAACATCAAACAAATATACAGTAATTTTCACTCTGATGGTTCCCTTCCTGTCTTTTCTGATATGGCCTTCAGGCTAGTTGCCAACCCACAAGCTTTTCGCACGACACCCAAACACCTCTCTGCTCCCTTCTGCTCCCATCACATCTGTCTTATTTGGATACCTCTAAGTCCTCTcttctctattcacaaacaCTGATCTTTCCCTTCGTTTGATTCATCACTCCACCTTCACCTTCTTTCACTGCCTCCAAAATCCCCCATCTTCCAAGAGATCAGTGTGGACACCACAAAAATATCACCCGAGGACATTACAGCCCAAATCCTCCGCCCAATTTAGGGAGATATCCTGGTCTACATTCATCTGGGATTTTTGCCATGAAAAacttaatttctcatttcaagGCAGGAGGGACAGTTGTGGTCTTCAAGTCTGATTTTCTACACAGCAGGGATCTGGGACTCCCACTCCAAAATCTTTGTATCAAACCCATATGTCACGGTGAATATGAAGCACTTTCTTTAGAAAGATGTCCAGTCTTCGTGTGAAGTCTTTGAGATGAAGACTCCTCCATGCTCCGGAGTAAATTGTTCCAGCGATTTAGCTACCTTTACTCTACAAACATACACCTCATTTCCAGTCGAATTAGGCAGCTTACAGCTTACACCCGCTGGATGTTATCACGCCTACGCTCACCTCATTAAGCTTCAATCATCAGCTCTTAGGTGTATCGATGCCTACAGAAAGTACTAGGAAGCTCATGTGTCTTCTAAAGACCACAATAACTGGGGgaggaaaattaaacaaataactGATAAAAACTTctcaaaagaaaggagaaaacacctTCTACAACTTAAATTCATTatttagagtaaaaaaaaattgcatgtgaTTCTGGCACTGCAAAACAGTGCAGTTCCACCCCGAACCTCCAACGCCCCTGTCTCGGGTTGATGCAAGTGGTACGGCTGCGGGAGCATTTCCAGAGATGCCACGTGCAGTGGCTGAAGGCTTCCCAAAGCGTTCACATCAGCCTTCCAGCCCTCGTGTCTTCCTGACTATTTTGAAAAGcttgaattaaaataatggtCAGCTCCTGGCAGAGACGGGGCAGAGGagtcttgtttttaaacaaagaacagGAGACtgaggaaatactttttttcccctctaccaaaataatttttgcaggctttaaaaatagcgactaaacaaaaaaaaaagattttttttttctggctgaaaaGAGGCaccaggagagaaaacaggTCTGCATTTGTATTTACCTGGCTCAGTAATTCTCATGGTCTACATATACACTATTTTGCAAACGAGTTGTTCGGCTCTTTCCACCCACGTGCTAAAGCCAGAAATACAGTATGCCTCTTGCGTGTAACCAGTCGAGTGCAAAATGCCAATCTCCAGTGGAAGGCAGTGAGATTTTGGGTGAGATCTTCCAAGCAACTGTACTTTCCAGTCAAAGTCCAGATTGCTGATATTTACCCACAGGCGCTACAGAGCTAGAGGAGGTCTCCTAACAATGTCACGGGAACAAAGGAGAGTCCCAGACCCCCACTCATGCCTTTGGAAACATCCTTCATGGAAGGAGGAAGTAGGTTGCGTGTGTATTGTGTCGCAGGGCTGGCACAGATCTCACAACGCGATGCTGGATGAAGCTCCAAGCAGTACAGGAAATTCTGACGATGCCGTGGGTTTTCTGGGAGGTCTGCAGGCAGAGGGCTGAAGGGGCCACAAGAAAACCGTACAAAAACAGAACATACAGCTCTCACCTAAGCAGATCCCGCTGCCTCTGTGGATTTTGGAGAAGTCGCAGTAGAGTCCCTTGTGATGATCACAGGGTTTCTGCAGGGAACAGAGCTCGCCGAGCTGCCTGGCACACAC of Ciconia boyciana chromosome 21, ASM3463844v1, whole genome shotgun sequence contains these proteins:
- the LOC140662206 gene encoding CCN family member 2-like; its protein translation is MSGNLGTVTWTLFLLLLAPGWVEPQACTYPCQCPSQPLQCPAGTSHVLDACGCCKVCARQLGELCSLQKPCDHHKGLYCDFSKIHRGSGICLAHEGATCDLLGKIYHNGESFQPTCKLQCICMDGAIGCIPLCSDDLRLPSPECPNPRRVKFRNKCCEEWICEEGSEENRFETAMAVFREDPAHKPELNNLQENCLVQTTEWSACSKSCGMGISARVTNDNPQCHLVKETRLCMVRPCDFPMEKTKKGKKCVRTPKPRQSLRFEFSGCTSTRSYRPKFCGSCTDGRCCTPYVTSTVEVEFRCPEGDFFQRKMMFIKMCSCHYDCPRDNDIFLATYRRRMIGDHVKTERQ